A genomic window from Xyrauchen texanus isolate HMW12.3.18 chromosome 31, RBS_HiC_50CHRs, whole genome shotgun sequence includes:
- the LOC127625169 gene encoding NLR family CARD domain-containing protein 3-like isoform X2 produces MDDDAVDMASDNSLPLGIGASAFGSEHGDEEEDVIPQRTLPFNLGYSEPLGQHVERAESPASSYASMHSDLCAETWEDQEVPDTLVKLVRRDSSASSSNSFNSDEDFEGNAEESSQKKSRTKEAALKKQSAPASVKPELQVDPNEKRHPAMTVDFAFKKLAVDELKFFKKLLWERYPECFRDPMEGLDLVDLVDKMLELCDIEVSLKITLVLLGDMNLKKLSEYLQGLCKRNEVRFELKLTLKRKYEMVYEGLMQQGQPVNFESVYTDLYISDGINAAVNSEHEFRTKIEELQETGKVNRKPLSSKDVLAPEMVRSRHVRSVLSKGSPGSGKSFAVQRFILDWVDGKVHQDIFFLLPLHFRELNQMQDGEYTLMTLVNTFYPEMKGVETLDFEDCPVMFICDGLDDSQILFDFRKTVYWCDVTRPASVQVLITNLIRGNLLYHSSIWVISRPGALDVVPLEHVQQLLEVRGFDTDQREAYFRKTIRDQQLAERVIAHLKSSKTLYIMCHLPLFCWVASKVLQRQFQSLPPTGELPKSLTNLYTSLLHLHTQICVQKLQNDPTKETKGLTAEQLLTKLANLAYSMLEKDQFQVEKEHWEEIEIDSYPAVVCSGLCSEYYREKYVIYTERVSSFSHPTIQEFFAALHVFISFKKLGKNILEPNKFSKKVLKVSLAELLKSAVDKGLNSKNNNFDIFLRFLLGLSVEANQELLKNVFQIPTGSSQQAREETTRYIKKKIKENHFPDKTETLLRCIDELNPQL; encoded by the exons ATGGATGATGACGCAGTGGACATGGCGTCAGACAACAGTCTGCCACTTGGAATCGGGGCTTCCGCCTTCGGGAGTGAACATGGAGATGAAGAGGAGGACGTTATTCCTCAAAGAACACTTCCATTTAACCTCGGATACTCCGAGCCTTTGGG ACAACACGTGGAGAGGGCAGAGTCCCCTGCTTCCAGCTATGCCTCCATGCACAGTGACCTCTGTGCAGAAACATGGGAAGACCAGGAAGTGCCTGACACGCT GGTTAAGTTGGTCAGACGGGACTCGTCTGCCTCTAGCAGTAATTCCTTTAACAGTGATGAGGACTTTGAGGGCAATGCTGAAGAAAG ctcacagaagaagagcaggactaaAGAAGCAGCCCTGAAAAAACAAAGTGCTCCTGCTTCTGTAAAACCAGAGCTGCAAGTAGATCCCAATGAGAAAAGGCACCCAGCAATGACTGTGGATTTTGCTTTTAAG AAACTTGCAGTGGATGaattaaagttttttaaaaaacTGCTGTGGGAAAGATATCCTGAATGCTTTCGTGATCCCATGGAGGGACTTGATCTTGTGGATCTGGTGGATAAAATGCTGGAACTCTGTGATATTGAGGTGTCCCTGAAAATCACGCTTGTACTCCTTGGAGACATGAACTTAAAAAAGCTGTCTGAATATCTGCAAGGTCTATGCAAAAGAA atgaAGTGCGATTTGAGTTGAAATTGACTCTTAAGAGGAAGTATGAGATGGTATATGAGGGTTTAATGCAACAAGGGCAGCCTGTCAACTTTGAGTCTGTCTATACAGACCTTTACATTTCTGATGGCATTAATGCTGCAGTGAATTCTGAGCATGAGTTTAGAACAAAGATAGAAGAGCTCCAAGAAACTGGCAAAGTGAATAGAAAACCATTGTCCTCAAAGGACGTTCTCGCCCCAGAAATGGTGAGGTCAAGGCATGTAAGGTCGGTGTTATCTAAAGGAAGCCCAGGAAGCGGCAAATCATTTGCAGTGCAGCGGTTCATTCTTGACTGGGTGGATGGAAAAGTGCACCAAGATATTTTCTTTCTCCTGCCTCTTCACTTCAGGGAACTGAACCAGATGCAAGATGGAGAGTACACACTCATGACCCTAGTGAACACCTTCTATCCAGAGATGAAGGGTGTGGAGACTCTTGATTTTGAGGACTGCCCAGTTATGTTCATATGCGATGGACTAGATGACAGTCAAATCCTGTTTGATTTCCGGAAAACTGTGTATTGGTGTGATGTAACTAGGCCTGCAAGCGTGCAAGTGTTGATCACCAACCTCATCAGGGGTAACCTGCTCTATCACAGCTCTATTTGGGTCATTTCAAGGCCAGGAGCTCTTGATGTAGTCCCACTAGAACATGTCCAACAACTTCTGGAAGTCCGAGGCTTTGACACTGATCAGAGAGAGGCTTATTTCAGGAAGACAATCAgagaccaacaactggctgagaGAGTGATTGCTCACCTCAAGTCATCAAAGACACTATACATCATGTGCCACTTACCACTGTTCTGCTGGGTGGCATCTAAAGTTCTGCAGCGACAGTTCCAGTCTCTTCCACCAACAGGAGAGCTGCCCAAAAGTCTTACCAATCTGTATACCAGTCTGCTGCATCTTCACACTCAAATTTGTGTTCAAAAACTGCAAAACGATCCAACCAAAGAGACCAAAGGTCTTACTGCTGAGCAGTTGCTCACCAAGCTTGCAAATCTGGCCTACAGCATGCTTGAGAAGGACCAGTTTCAGGTGGAAAAAGAACACTGGGAAGAGATCGAGATTGACTCTTACCCTGCCGTGGTCTGCTCTGGTCTCTGCTCTGAGTATTACAGAGAGAAGTATGTGATTTATACAGAGAGGGTAAGCAGCTTTTCCCATCCGACCATTCAAGAATTCTTTGCTGCTCTTCATGTTTTCATCTCTTTCAAGAAACTTGGGAAGAACATCCTTGAGCCTAACAAGTTTTCCAAAAAGGTCTTGAAGGTTTCTTTGGCAGAGCTTCTTAAGAGTGCAGTTGACAAAGGATTAAACTCCAAAAATAACAACTTTGACATTTTTCTGCGGTTTCTTCTGGGTTTGTCAGTGGAGGCCAACCAGGAGCTGCTCAAAAACGTCTTCCAGATTCCAACTGGATCAAGCCAGCAGGCACGGGAAGAGACAACTcgctatattaaaaaaaaaattaaagaaaatcaCTTCCCTGATAAAACAGAAACCTTGTTGCGATGCATTGATGAACTTAACCCCCAGCTTTAG
- the LOC127625169 gene encoding NLR family CARD domain-containing protein 3-like isoform X1, with translation MDDDAVDMASDNSLPLGIGASAFGSEHGDEEEDVIPQRTLPFNLGYSEPLGQHVERAESPASSYASMHSDLCAETWEDQEVPDTLVKLVRRDSSASSSNSFNSDEDFEGNAEESSQKKSRTKEAALKKQSAPASVKPELQVDPNEKRHPAMTVDFAFKALTMCLQKLAVDELKFFKKLLWERYPECFRDPMEGLDLVDLVDKMLELCDIEVSLKITLVLLGDMNLKKLSEYLQGLCKRNEVRFELKLTLKRKYEMVYEGLMQQGQPVNFESVYTDLYISDGINAAVNSEHEFRTKIEELQETGKVNRKPLSSKDVLAPEMVRSRHVRSVLSKGSPGSGKSFAVQRFILDWVDGKVHQDIFFLLPLHFRELNQMQDGEYTLMTLVNTFYPEMKGVETLDFEDCPVMFICDGLDDSQILFDFRKTVYWCDVTRPASVQVLITNLIRGNLLYHSSIWVISRPGALDVVPLEHVQQLLEVRGFDTDQREAYFRKTIRDQQLAERVIAHLKSSKTLYIMCHLPLFCWVASKVLQRQFQSLPPTGELPKSLTNLYTSLLHLHTQICVQKLQNDPTKETKGLTAEQLLTKLANLAYSMLEKDQFQVEKEHWEEIEIDSYPAVVCSGLCSEYYREKYVIYTERVSSFSHPTIQEFFAALHVFISFKKLGKNILEPNKFSKKVLKVSLAELLKSAVDKGLNSKNNNFDIFLRFLLGLSVEANQELLKNVFQIPTGSSQQAREETTRYIKKKIKENHFPDKTETLLRCIDELNPQL, from the exons ATGGATGATGACGCAGTGGACATGGCGTCAGACAACAGTCTGCCACTTGGAATCGGGGCTTCCGCCTTCGGGAGTGAACATGGAGATGAAGAGGAGGACGTTATTCCTCAAAGAACACTTCCATTTAACCTCGGATACTCCGAGCCTTTGGG ACAACACGTGGAGAGGGCAGAGTCCCCTGCTTCCAGCTATGCCTCCATGCACAGTGACCTCTGTGCAGAAACATGGGAAGACCAGGAAGTGCCTGACACGCT GGTTAAGTTGGTCAGACGGGACTCGTCTGCCTCTAGCAGTAATTCCTTTAACAGTGATGAGGACTTTGAGGGCAATGCTGAAGAAAG ctcacagaagaagagcaggactaaAGAAGCAGCCCTGAAAAAACAAAGTGCTCCTGCTTCTGTAAAACCAGAGCTGCAAGTAGATCCCAATGAGAAAAGGCACCCAGCAATGACTGTGGATTTTGCTTTTAAG GCCCTCACAATGTGCCTGCAGAAACTTGCAGTGGATGaattaaagttttttaaaaaacTGCTGTGGGAAAGATATCCTGAATGCTTTCGTGATCCCATGGAGGGACTTGATCTTGTGGATCTGGTGGATAAAATGCTGGAACTCTGTGATATTGAGGTGTCCCTGAAAATCACGCTTGTACTCCTTGGAGACATGAACTTAAAAAAGCTGTCTGAATATCTGCAAGGTCTATGCAAAAGAA atgaAGTGCGATTTGAGTTGAAATTGACTCTTAAGAGGAAGTATGAGATGGTATATGAGGGTTTAATGCAACAAGGGCAGCCTGTCAACTTTGAGTCTGTCTATACAGACCTTTACATTTCTGATGGCATTAATGCTGCAGTGAATTCTGAGCATGAGTTTAGAACAAAGATAGAAGAGCTCCAAGAAACTGGCAAAGTGAATAGAAAACCATTGTCCTCAAAGGACGTTCTCGCCCCAGAAATGGTGAGGTCAAGGCATGTAAGGTCGGTGTTATCTAAAGGAAGCCCAGGAAGCGGCAAATCATTTGCAGTGCAGCGGTTCATTCTTGACTGGGTGGATGGAAAAGTGCACCAAGATATTTTCTTTCTCCTGCCTCTTCACTTCAGGGAACTGAACCAGATGCAAGATGGAGAGTACACACTCATGACCCTAGTGAACACCTTCTATCCAGAGATGAAGGGTGTGGAGACTCTTGATTTTGAGGACTGCCCAGTTATGTTCATATGCGATGGACTAGATGACAGTCAAATCCTGTTTGATTTCCGGAAAACTGTGTATTGGTGTGATGTAACTAGGCCTGCAAGCGTGCAAGTGTTGATCACCAACCTCATCAGGGGTAACCTGCTCTATCACAGCTCTATTTGGGTCATTTCAAGGCCAGGAGCTCTTGATGTAGTCCCACTAGAACATGTCCAACAACTTCTGGAAGTCCGAGGCTTTGACACTGATCAGAGAGAGGCTTATTTCAGGAAGACAATCAgagaccaacaactggctgagaGAGTGATTGCTCACCTCAAGTCATCAAAGACACTATACATCATGTGCCACTTACCACTGTTCTGCTGGGTGGCATCTAAAGTTCTGCAGCGACAGTTCCAGTCTCTTCCACCAACAGGAGAGCTGCCCAAAAGTCTTACCAATCTGTATACCAGTCTGCTGCATCTTCACACTCAAATTTGTGTTCAAAAACTGCAAAACGATCCAACCAAAGAGACCAAAGGTCTTACTGCTGAGCAGTTGCTCACCAAGCTTGCAAATCTGGCCTACAGCATGCTTGAGAAGGACCAGTTTCAGGTGGAAAAAGAACACTGGGAAGAGATCGAGATTGACTCTTACCCTGCCGTGGTCTGCTCTGGTCTCTGCTCTGAGTATTACAGAGAGAAGTATGTGATTTATACAGAGAGGGTAAGCAGCTTTTCCCATCCGACCATTCAAGAATTCTTTGCTGCTCTTCATGTTTTCATCTCTTTCAAGAAACTTGGGAAGAACATCCTTGAGCCTAACAAGTTTTCCAAAAAGGTCTTGAAGGTTTCTTTGGCAGAGCTTCTTAAGAGTGCAGTTGACAAAGGATTAAACTCCAAAAATAACAACTTTGACATTTTTCTGCGGTTTCTTCTGGGTTTGTCAGTGGAGGCCAACCAGGAGCTGCTCAAAAACGTCTTCCAGATTCCAACTGGATCAAGCCAGCAGGCACGGGAAGAGACAACTcgctatattaaaaaaaaaattaaagaaaatcaCTTCCCTGATAAAACAGAAACCTTGTTGCGATGCATTGATGAACTTAACCCCCAGCTTTAG